In Pseudosulfitobacter pseudonitzschiae, the sequence ACAAGGGTGTGGTGTAAAACGCCGTGACAAAATCGGTCAGGCTGACCTGCCCCGCCACCACCGCGCTGTAGCAATCTGTGTGAAACCCGGCCAGTCCGGCATAGGCATCGATCAAACTGCCCGAAGGAACATCTTGTGAAACAACTACAACCATAACGCCCCTTAGCACCGCGGGCCCAGGTCCGCACAGTCCGCGCAATGTCGCAGCCTCTTGCAGCACAGCGGGCGCTGGACTACACCAGCCCGCAATGCCCCACAGCCTTTGGTGAGACTATGCTTGATCTGTCCTATGACCTGCCGAAACCCCGTGTGATTGCCGGTGCCAAACACGACTGGGAACTGGTAATCGGGATGGAAGTCCACGCTCAGGTGGCCTCGAACGCCAAGCTGTTCTCGGGTGCGTCGACCCAATTCGGGGCCGAACCGAATTCGAACGTGGCCTTTGTCGACGCGGCCATGCCCGGCATGTTGCCCGTGATCAACGAATATTGCATCGAACAGGCCGTGCGCACAGGTCTGGGCCTGAATGCCGAAATCCACCTGAAATCAGCTTTTGACCGCAAAAACTATTTCTACCCAGACCAGCCGGCGGGCTATCAGATCAGCCAGTTGTACCACCCCATCGTGGGCGAAGGCGAAGTGCTGGTCGAACTGGGCGACGGCACAGCGCGCCCGGTGCGCGTCGAACGCATCCACATGGAACAGGACGCGGGCAAATCGATTCACGACATGGACCCCGAAATGTCCTTTGTCGACCTGAACCGCGCCGGCGTCTGCCTGATGGAGATTGTCAGCCGTCCCGACATACGCAGCCCCGAAGAGGCCGCCGCCTATATCCTGAAGCTGCGCCAGATCATGCGTTACCTGGGTACCTGCGACGGCGACATGCAGAACGGCAACCTGCGCGCAGACGTCAACGTTTCGATCTGCCGTCCGGGTGCTTACGAGCGCTACCGCGAGACCGGCGATTTTGGCCATCTCGGCACGCGCTGCGAGATCAAGAACATGAACTCGACCCGCTTTATCCAGCAGGCTATCGAGGTCGAGGCGCGACGCCAGATTGCCATCGTCGAGGCGGGCGGCGAAGTCGATCAGGAAACCCGCGGCTTCGATCCTGTCAAGGGCGAGACACGCACACAACGGTCCAAGGAAGAAGCGCACGACTATCGCTATTTCCCCGATCCCGACCTCTTGCCGCTGGAAATCGAACAGGACTGGGTCGACCGGATCAAGGCTGACCTGCCCGAGCTTCCCGATGCCAAAAAGGCACGCTTTATGGGTGATTTCGGCCTGACCGACTATGACGCCAGCGTGCTGACCGCCGATCTGGACAGCGCCGGTTATTTCGAATCCGTTGCCGCTGGGCGCGACGGAAAGATGGCTGCAAATTGGGTCATCAACGAGCTGTTCGGCCGGCTGAAAAAAGACGACAAGGACATCGACGAAAGCCCCGTGACGCCCGCGCAACTGGGCGGCATCATCGATCTGATCGCCTCGGATGCGATCAGCGGTAAGATCGCCAAGGACGTCTTTGAAATCGCCTATACCACGGGCCGCGACCCGGCCGAAATTGTCGAAACCGAAGGCATGACCCAAGTCACCGACACCGGTGCCATCGAGGCCGCCGTCGACGAGATCATCGCCGCCAACCCCGATCAAGTCGCCAAGGCGCAAGAAAACCCCAAGCTGGCAGGCTGGTTCGTGGGTCAGGTGATGAAAGCCACCGGCGGCAAGGCCAACCCAAAGACCGTCAACCAATTGGTCGCGCAAAAGCTCAAGGGGTAACCCCCCTTCTTTTGGCTTTAAATATCCAAATCCCGCACCCGCCACGCGCGGGTGCGCCGCGACGTCGCGCTTTACCTCGCAGCACAGGCCGCTCACCTTGGGTCAACTCAAGTGACACAAAGGTAGACCATGACTGACACAAAATCCCATTCCGACTTGTTGTTCCGCAGCGCGCTGATGTCTGTGCGCGCCGACTGGATCGACTATAACGGTCATTTGAATATGGCCTATTATTCGGTGCTGATGGACACGTCGGTCGATGATCTATACCCCCAATTCGGCTTTGGGCCGGATTATCTGAAATCCACCGGCTGCACGACCTATGTGGCCGAATTGCACATCTGCTACGTGCGTGAGTTGCACGCGGGTGATCAGGTCTATTCCACTGTGCATCTGCTTGATTTTGATGAGAAACGCTTTCATCTTTATCAAGAAATCTGGCACGAAGACGGCTGGCTGGCCGCCACGGGCGAGGGGCTGACGCTGCACGTTGACCAGTCCGGCCCGCGTGTGGCCCCCATGCCCGAGTCCATCATCGAAAACCTGCGCAAGATGCACAGCGCCCAAAGTGCGCTGCGGTGGCCTGCGCGTGCAGGCCGCAAGATCGGTATTCCTCCGCGCAAAGGCTGATGCGCCCTTTCACATCCCGGCCCCAGTTGGTATACACCCCTCCGCAATGACATCATCAGGGGCGGTTGCACAGGGTCATGACACAGTACGAATACAAAATTGTTCCGGCACCCGCCAAAGGCCTGAAGGGTCAAGGCATCAAAAGCCCCGAGGCGCGCTATGCCAACGCGCTGGAGACGCTGATGAACCAGTTGGCGGGGGATGGCTGGGAATACCAGCGCGCCGACACCCTGCCCTCGACCGAGCGTGCGGGGCTGACAGGATCAATCACCGAGTGGCGTCACCTGCTGGTTTTCCGTCGCGCATTGCCCGAGGCGCGAACGGAAAAGGTCGCAGTGCCGGACCCGCCCGAGATACTGCTGCCGCCTGTGAAACAGGTGGTCGAAGACACGCCCGAACAGGACGTCACCAAAGACACCCCGGACGGCGATGACGACGCAAAAGTCGACAAGGACGAACAGAAAACCCCGCGTCAGGGTGCCACACAGATGCTGTCCGACAACGGCGTCGAAGACACGTCCGAAGTTTCGGGCATGACCAATTCGCTGCAAAACCTTGCCAGCAACCGCAACCGCCTCAAAGGTGTCACCAGAGGCGACAATTAACCGCCCCTTACGCGTCGGCGTCGATGGCCAGCGCGTGAATACGTCCCATCAACTCGGCCCCGATGGCCGCATGAACCGCACGGTGACGGGCAATTCGGCTCTGACCCGCAAACTCATCCGCACGGATGCGTACGTTGAAATGGCTTTGCCCCGCATCCGGGGCACTTGCATGGCCCGCATGAGATGCACTATCGTCCACGACCTCCAATTCGCGCGGTGTAAAGGCATCGTTCAATTTTACTGCTATCTCGTCTGCCACTCGCATTTTTTCGCTCACTTTTTAACTGTGCCCCCTTCTATCTCCGCCCCAATATCCTAAAGTAACGGCCCAGAGTCGATAAGGTTGTCCCAATGTCCAAGTCTGATCCCTTCGGTTTCGATATGTCCGTCTCCTCCGCAAAGAAAAAGAACCCGCGCGGACGTCGCGGGATGTCGGGGGCGTCCGAAACCTCGACTCGTATTTGCGATCACGACGGATGCGACGAGCCCGGCAAATATCGCGCGCCCAAGGCGCCGGATGTGCTGGACGACTATTTCTGGTTCTGCCAGCAACACGTGCGCGAATATAACCTGAAATGGAACTTTTTCGACGGCACCACCGAGGCCGAACTGAACGCGCAAATGTCCAAGGACAAGGTCTGGGAACGTGCAACCAAGCCGTTGGGCGACCCCGAGGCGCGGGCTTGGGCGCGTCTGGGCATCGAAGACCCGCATCAGGTGCTGGGGGCCAACGCGACCCAGAATCCAGGCAAAAGCGCCGGTGCGGGCAAGAAACTGCCCCCCACCGAACGCCGTGCAATGGACATTCTGGAAGCCAAGGACAGCTGGACCAAGGCCGAAGTGCGCAAGGCCTACAAGGCGCTTATCAAGGTGTTGCACCCCGACATGAACGGCGGTGATCGCTCTCAGGAAGAGCAGTTGCAAGAGGTCATGTGGGCTTGGGAGCAGATCAAGGCCAGCAAGAACTTCAAGGACTAACGGATCTGATCCGGGGGCCAACCAAAGCCCCGAACCCAAAAACGCCCCGCAACAAGCGGGGCGTTTTGCGTTCAGCCGACATTACATCAGCATCCGCGAGCGGGTCTTATTCCGCGGGCAGCAGAACCGCGTCGATCACATGGATCACACCGTTCGACTGTTTCACATCTGCGATTGTAACTGTGGCCGTGCCGCCGCGCTCGTCTTCCAGAACGATGTTGTCACCGTCCATCTTGGCCTGCAGTGTGCAGCCGCCGACTGTGGAAACAGGATGCACACCGCCGTCATCCGCGATCATACCTGCGATTGCGTCAGACATCGCATCGGCTGCTACGACGTGACAGGTCAGGATTGTTGTCAGCATGTCTTTGTTCTCGGGCTGCAACAGTGTTTCAACCGTGCCCTCGGGCAGTGCGGCGAATGCGTCGTTGGTCGGAGCGAATACTGTGAACGGACCTTCGCCCGACAGTGTTTCAACCAGACCGGCCGCCTGCACAGCGGCAACCAGCGTTGTGTGATCTGCCGAGTTTACCGCGTTTTCAACGATGTTCTTGTCTGCGTACATGGCAGCACCGCCGACCATCGGATTGTCCATTGCCGAAGCGGCAAAACCAAAGCCCGACAGGCTCAGGACGAGTGCGGATGTTGCAAGTGCTTTAGTAGAAAACATAGTGATCTCCCAGATTGATTTCAGTCATAGGCGTGCTGCCATATGTGAAAAGAGGTACGAGCCCCGACGCCTCGTAGTTTCAAATTAGATGCAATTTTTCGTTCACGATGATTTCATGTCCATCGGTTTGAAATGCCTCAGCCGCGCGCTAAGCGACGCCACGTCCCGCTCTTTCACGATGCTTGCGCCCCTGCCCCCTTGCCACTCGCCGCGATATGTTGCACCACCTGCAGGGTGCGTAAGGGCGCACGAGATACCAAAGACAAGGACAGATGATGGCCGACGGTGAACTGGATATTAATGCGAAACCCACCGAAGAGATTTCCGTGCGCGATGTCTTTGGCATCAATACGGATATGGTCGTCAAAGGCTTTGCCGACGGATCGGAGCGGGTGCCCGACATCGACAGCACTTACAAGTTTGACCCCGACACCACGCTGGCCATTCTGGCAGGGTTTACACACAACCGCCGTGTGATGATCCAAGGTTATCACGGTACAGGCAAATCGACCCACATCGAACAGGTCGCCGCCCGCCTGAACTGGCCCGCCGTGCGCGTCAACCTTGACAGCCACATCAGCCGGATCGACCTGATCGGCAAGGATGCGATCAAGCTGAAAGACGGCAAGCAGGTCACCGATTTCCAGGAGGGCATTCTGCCTTGGGCGCTGCGCAACCCGACCGCCATCGTGTTCGACGAATACGACGCGGGCCGCGCCGATGTGATGTTCGTGATCCAGCGTGTGCTGGAAGTGGACGGCAAGCTGACGCTGCTGGACCAGAACAAGGTAATCCACCCGCACCCCTATTTCCGTATTTTCGCAACCGCCAACACCGTTGGTCTGGGCGACACCACGGGCCTGTACCACGGCACGCAACAGATCAACCAAGGCCAGATGGACCGTTGGTCGCTGGTGGCCACGCTGAACTATTTGTCGATCGACGCCGAAACCGCGATCGTTCTGTCGAAGAACCCGCAATACAACAACGCTGAAGGCCGCAAGACCGTCAAACAGATGGTTACTGTCGCTGATCTGACGCGCACGGCCTTCATGAACGGCGATCTGTCCACTGTGATGTCGCCCCGTACCGTGATCGCATGGGCACAGAACGCCCAGATCTTCCGCAATGTGGGCTATGCCTTCCGTCTGTCGTTCCTGAACAAATGCGACGAGCTGGAGCGCCAGACCGTGGCCGAATTCTATCAGCGCCTGTTTGACGAGGAACTGCCGGAATCCGCGGCCAGCGTGAGCTTGGGGTGAGCCTGAAGGCGCTGACAACCGCAGCCGCCCTTGGCGCGCTCGGCGTCGGCGCCGCACAGGCCGCCCGCGACCTGTCGATCTACCCCGCCGCCCAATGCGCGGCTCTGTGGCTGGGCTATTCCGATTATGCGGCACGGTCGCTCTATCTGGATGTTGACCCGACTGACGCCACCCGCACCGCTGCCTTTCGCGCTGTTGCCTTGCGCCTTGGCACAGCTCCGCGCACCAAGATCGACCACTTTATTGCGGGCCAACGCCCGCAGATGGAAACGTTGGTCGAGGCGATGATCTTTGGCCGCGACCGCCAAAGCGCGGATGTGTTTGAAGCCCTCGGAGAAACCTGCAAGAGTTTCGCCAAGGACCACCCCGAAACCCGAAAGCTGTCATGAGCAAACCATCAGACAACCCCGCAGACGCATTCAAAAAGGCGCTTGGTGAAGCGACCAAGGTCATGGCCAATGACCCCGAACTGAACGTCAGCTATTCTGCCGACCCTTCGGGGCTGTCGGGCGATGCGATGCGTCTGCCGCAAGTCACCCGCCGCATGACTCGCCAAGAGGTGCTTTTGGCGCGCGGCACCGCCGACGCGCTGGCACTGCACCGGCGCTATCACAACGGGCAGACCCATTCGAAATACCTGCCCTCTGGCGAAGTGGCCCGCGAGCTTTACGAGGCGATGGAAACCGCCCGCTGCGAAGCAATGGGCGCGCGCGATATGCCGGGCACCGCCGGCAACATCGACGCCAAAATCGCCAACGAGGCGATGCGCAAGGGATACGATCAGGTCAAACAAGCCTCTGATGTACCACTGGCCACCGCCGCTGGCTATCTGATCCGCCATCTGGCGACAGGGCGCCAACTGCCTGCGGGCGCGCAGAACGCGATGGAAATGTGGCGCGGCTTTATCGAGGATCAGGCGGGCGTGACGCTGGACAACCTTGACAAGACGCTGGACGACCAAGCCAATTTTGCCCGCTTTGCGCGCCAGATCATCAAGGATTTGGGCTATGGCGACCAGATCGGCGACGACCCTGATCAGATCGACGAGGATCAGGAAGACCAGGCCGAAGAAGGCGCTGAAGAGGAACAAGATCCCGACAGCACCGGCAACGACGAAGACGACGGCGAAGAAGCCGAAGGATCACCCGAGCAGTCGCAAGAAGAGCAGCAGGACGCGTCGCAGGCACAGGTCTCGATGGACGAGATGGCCGATCAGGAGATGGGCGAAGAGGCCGAAATGCCCGAGGGCGAAGCGCCGCTTGAGCCGCCCGCCCCGCAGCCTCACAGCGACGCCGACCCCGACTATAAGGTCTATCTGTCCACCCACGACGAGGAAATCACCGCCGACGAACTGGCCGAACCGGTCGAGCTGGAACGCCTGCGCGCCTATCTGGACCAGCAGCTTGAGCCGTTGAAGGGCGCTGTCAGCCGTCTGGCCAACAAGTTGCAGCGCCGCTTGCAAGCGCAGCAGAACCGCAGTTGGGAATTTGATCTGGAAGAAGGCACGCTTGACGCGGGTCGTCTTGCGCGGATTGTTGCAAACCCGACCACACCGCTCAGCTTCAAGGTCGAGAAAGACACCGAATTTCGCGACACGGTCGTGACACTGCTGCTGGACAACTCGGGGTCGA encodes:
- the gatB gene encoding Asp-tRNA(Asn)/Glu-tRNA(Gln) amidotransferase subunit GatB, with protein sequence MLDLSYDLPKPRVIAGAKHDWELVIGMEVHAQVASNAKLFSGASTQFGAEPNSNVAFVDAAMPGMLPVINEYCIEQAVRTGLGLNAEIHLKSAFDRKNYFYPDQPAGYQISQLYHPIVGEGEVLVELGDGTARPVRVERIHMEQDAGKSIHDMDPEMSFVDLNRAGVCLMEIVSRPDIRSPEEAAAYILKLRQIMRYLGTCDGDMQNGNLRADVNVSICRPGAYERYRETGDFGHLGTRCEIKNMNSTRFIQQAIEVEARRQIAIVEAGGEVDQETRGFDPVKGETRTQRSKEEAHDYRYFPDPDLLPLEIEQDWVDRIKADLPELPDAKKARFMGDFGLTDYDASVLTADLDSAGYFESVAAGRDGKMAANWVINELFGRLKKDDKDIDESPVTPAQLGGIIDLIASDAISGKIAKDVFEIAYTTGRDPAEIVETEGMTQVTDTGAIEAAVDEIIAANPDQVAKAQENPKLAGWFVGQVMKATGGKANPKTVNQLVAQKLKG
- a CDS encoding thioesterase family protein translates to MTDTKSHSDLLFRSALMSVRADWIDYNGHLNMAYYSVLMDTSVDDLYPQFGFGPDYLKSTGCTTYVAELHICYVRELHAGDQVYSTVHLLDFDEKRFHLYQEIWHEDGWLAATGEGLTLHVDQSGPRVAPMPESIIENLRKMHSAQSALRWPARAGRKIGIPPRKG
- a CDS encoding DUF4177 domain-containing protein gives rise to the protein MTQYEYKIVPAPAKGLKGQGIKSPEARYANALETLMNQLAGDGWEYQRADTLPSTERAGLTGSITEWRHLLVFRRALPEARTEKVAVPDPPEILLPPVKQVVEDTPEQDVTKDTPDGDDDAKVDKDEQKTPRQGATQMLSDNGVEDTSEVSGMTNSLQNLASNRNRLKGVTRGDN
- a CDS encoding BolA family protein, whose product is MRVADEIAVKLNDAFTPRELEVVDDSASHAGHASAPDAGQSHFNVRIRADEFAGQSRIARHRAVHAAIGAELMGRIHALAIDADA
- a CDS encoding DnaJ domain-containing protein, producing the protein MSKSDPFGFDMSVSSAKKKNPRGRRGMSGASETSTRICDHDGCDEPGKYRAPKAPDVLDDYFWFCQQHVREYNLKWNFFDGTTEAELNAQMSKDKVWERATKPLGDPEARAWARLGIEDPHQVLGANATQNPGKSAGAGKKLPPTERRAMDILEAKDSWTKAEVRKAYKALIKVLHPDMNGGDRSQEEQLQEVMWAWEQIKASKNFKD
- a CDS encoding fasciclin domain-containing protein — its product is MFSTKALATSALVLSLSGFGFAASAMDNPMVGGAAMYADKNIVENAVNSADHTTLVAAVQAAGLVETLSGEGPFTVFAPTNDAFAALPEGTVETLLQPENKDMLTTILTCHVVAADAMSDAIAGMIADDGGVHPVSTVGGCTLQAKMDGDNIVLEDERGGTATVTIADVKQSNGVIHVIDAVLLPAE
- the cobS gene encoding cobaltochelatase subunit CobS, which gives rise to MADGELDINAKPTEEISVRDVFGINTDMVVKGFADGSERVPDIDSTYKFDPDTTLAILAGFTHNRRVMIQGYHGTGKSTHIEQVAARLNWPAVRVNLDSHISRIDLIGKDAIKLKDGKQVTDFQEGILPWALRNPTAIVFDEYDAGRADVMFVIQRVLEVDGKLTLLDQNKVIHPHPYFRIFATANTVGLGDTTGLYHGTQQINQGQMDRWSLVATLNYLSIDAETAIVLSKNPQYNNAEGRKTVKQMVTVADLTRTAFMNGDLSTVMSPRTVIAWAQNAQIFRNVGYAFRLSFLNKCDELERQTVAEFYQRLFDEELPESAASVSLG
- the cobT gene encoding cobaltochelatase subunit CobT is translated as MSKPSDNPADAFKKALGEATKVMANDPELNVSYSADPSGLSGDAMRLPQVTRRMTRQEVLLARGTADALALHRRYHNGQTHSKYLPSGEVARELYEAMETARCEAMGARDMPGTAGNIDAKIANEAMRKGYDQVKQASDVPLATAAGYLIRHLATGRQLPAGAQNAMEMWRGFIEDQAGVTLDNLDKTLDDQANFARFARQIIKDLGYGDQIGDDPDQIDEDQEDQAEEGAEEEQDPDSTGNDEDDGEEAEGSPEQSQEEQQDASQAQVSMDEMADQEMGEEAEMPEGEAPLEPPAPQPHSDADPDYKVYLSTHDEEITADELAEPVELERLRAYLDQQLEPLKGAVSRLANKLQRRLQAQQNRSWEFDLEEGTLDAGRLARIVANPTTPLSFKVEKDTEFRDTVVTLLLDNSGSMRGRPISIAAICADVLARTLERCNVKVEILGFTTRAWKGGQAREAWLNDGRPQTPGRLNDLRHIIYKSADAPWRRARPNLGLMMKEGLLKENIDGEALEWAHRRMVNRSESRKILMVISDGAPVDDSTLSVNPANYLEKHLRDVIAMIEKRRAVELLAIGIGHDVTRYYDRAVTITDVDQLAGAMTEQLAALFDSDPRARARVMGIRNVR